GCTCTTTGGTGGTTATGTCCAGAGgtaatttctttcttttccttgtaTGTCTAATCGTTCAACAACTTCTGCTGATATCTCTCAACTTTCTGATGGCATCGTCAGGTACACCATATGCACAACAATCATATAAAGTCAGTGATTCATTTCCCTTCAAGTGGATAAACAAAAAATGGAAGGAGGGATTTTTTGTCACTGCAATGGCCACTGCAGGAACTAGATGGGCAGTTGTGATGTCACGAAATGCTGGCTTTTCAGATCAGGTCCTCATTTAAGAATTAGATTCAATTTTGAGGATTGCAATTGCCCTCTTGCTTTGAAGTTTCTGATGCAGTGATTCTTGTTTTGAATGACCAGGTTGTGGAGCTTGATTTCTTATACCCCAGCGAAGGAATACATCGAAGGTGGGACAGTGGTTATCGTATTACTGCTACTGCTGCTACATGGGACCAGGCTGCATTTGTTTTGAgcatacctaaaagaaaacctccTGATGAAACACAAGAGACGTTAAGAACATCAGCTTTCCCCAGCCAGCATGTGAAGGTAACTTCATTAGCATCAGTCACTAGGACCATCTGCAATCTTTTGACTTCATTGATGTCGATTGATTGTATTGTTTGCTTGCAGGACAAGTGGGCTAAGAATCTCTACATATCATCTATTTGTTATGGAAGAACAGTTTCATGAATCTTATCCAGAGGGTGGTATTTAAATCATTAACTACTGGCTTTGAGGTGCATGCTGATCTGCAACCTTCTGTTAAATGTTGCTTCCCCCTCCCTCTCTTGCCAGCTACAGCCAACAAATGTTGTTGCTGCTGCCATTTGAGCTTTCAAATTGATTACTGGGTCTCTACGATTATTTCTCATTTGTACAGAAATTACTTCACGACAAATGCATGAATCCCAAAATTTTATGTTTTAGGCTGTAATTGTCAATCTTCACTACAGAGTACTTATCTTTTTAATGGGTACAGTTCTATCTTCGTTCCTGTATTTGTCATGATATACTTATTTTATAAGATACAGACAGATTGCATATCATAACATACATCATGCTCTTATTTGATTGTTGCTAAAACATTATTGTAGAACATGTAGTATAGCTAATTTCTCCTTTTCACTTTCATAATGTCCTTTTTTTCACATTTTTCATcaagatttaaaattaaaattggaGATGATAAAAAATTAGTTTTTTCCTTGATAATAATCAAATATTAATTTCTAATTCCATAAATGTAATTTGAAATGATGACATTGCATGAATGTTTTGAACCTCCCGAAAAAGACAATTGGGCTGTTGTGGCCCAATTAAGTTATTGAGCCCATTAACATCATTATTAACCATAGGGCCTGCCTATATAAGCGGCATCACGTTATTTgcgattagggttttctgggttgCAGCCACCTCGCGTTCTCCAGCTCCGTCGCCGCTCGTTGTGGAGAGGAGAAAATGGCGGACACGAAGGCTGTCACGATTCGAACAAGGAAGTTTATGACCAATCGTCTCCTCTCCAGGAAGCAATTCGTCGGTCCATCAACCCATACCTTCTCCTTGTCTACGAGATTCCGTACAAAAGTGCCATATTTTTCGGTATCCTATCTTGATCTTTCTTTGATCGGTTTCAGGTCATCGACGTGCTTCACCCTGGGCGCGCCAATGTATCCAAGGTATGCGATATTTCGATGTGACGCCTCGAATTTGTGGTGTGGAATCGGTTTGGGCTTGGTCGCGAGTTTGTTTGTTCTGAGCTTGGTGATGGTGCAGGCGGAGTTAAAGGAGAAGCTTGCGAAGCTGTACGAAGTGAGGGATCTCGACACCATCTTTGTGTTCAAGTTCCGGACGCACTTTGGAGGAGGAAAGTCGACGGGCTTCGGTTTGATCTATGACACCGTGGAGAACGCCAAGAAGTATGAACCTAAGTATCGGTTAATTAGGGTATGCCTCCATCTCTCGGCACCGTGCCCTCGTAAAGTTATTTGAATTGCTTCCTTAACCTTGGTTGCTTTTTAATAGACTATTTATACTTAATACTTAGTTTGTTTCTCCTTCTCATTAGCTTTAATCATCTCGAGGACCCTTTATATTGTTAATCTGGTTTTTCTTGTGTGTTCCCAAGTTTAGAAATCATGTCCTAAACATTTTGTAGAAATGTCAGTGGACTGGTTGTAGCAGATTTTAAGATATGAAACTTGTGTTATCTTTCTATCAGTAGGCACCTAATGTTGTTTTGTTTTTCTTGGTTGGGTTTCTGTGGAGAGTAG
This Musa acuminata AAA Group cultivar baxijiao chromosome BXJ1-2, Cavendish_Baxijiao_AAA, whole genome shotgun sequence DNA region includes the following protein-coding sequences:
- the LOC135607300 gene encoding small ribosomal subunit protein eS24z-like, with product MADTKAVTIRTRKFMTNRLLSRKQFVIDVLHPGRANVSKAELKEKLAKLYEVRDLDTIFVFKFRTHFGGGKSTGFGLIYDTVENAKKYEPKYRLIRNGLATKVEKSRKQMKERKNRAKKVRGVKKTKAGDAAKAGKKK